The Penicillium digitatum chromosome 6, complete sequence genome contains the following window.
GTTTTAGCCCAGACGACGACCTACCAACGGACCCTATCCCtatcaccacaacctccagccttccatggctacaatctgtcacaatggaagaagttgaggctaacacaattggcgtctccagcacgtcgcctggctcagataggataactgtgcgcctactcaaagcctgctgggaacacctcaaagacatagtcctctctctgtttaaccgatgcctcgccctctgccacatccccctggcctggaaggtcgcggaggtggctatgatacccaaggtcggcaagaaggataagtcctccgtgcgctcctggagaccgatcgccctcctatcctgtctctctaagggactagaacgaatcatcgcgaaaagaattgcctggactgccctcacccacggcgtcctcagcccccagcatgcgggggctctacccaaactttccgccacagacctagtcgcctccttcacccacgatgccgaaatggcactctcacagaacaagcaagtcaccctagtcacgatggacgtccagggtgcattcgatgccctcctccggagacgacttctcaagcgcatgggcgagcagggctggccacgagaactgctacttcttgtggacagctttctcaccggacgcaaagcccgcgtccggctggaaggctcaaccacccctgagtacgatgtggtctgcggaaccccccaaggctccccattatcaccagtactatatatgctctacctagccgaactcctcaatatggaccaaacgctccgtttcgggtatgccgacgacctagctctataccgagcctcccacgatctcacccagaatgtcagactcctcgctaaggacgttcagagcattcttgcctggggagaatataataaagtggccttcgcccccgagaaactagagatgatccatatcactagacatcgaggggatgagtccccttcaattgtagtcaacgaccggctcaccatcgaccccgttcaggccaagaaaccaggatacacacccactctccgctggctgggagtctttttcgatagaaagctcacatggagaagccacattctcgcccgggcgggcaaggcacgcgctgtcgcacaacatatccgcaatctggcccgcacgacctgcggcccgcccgcgagctcacttcgcaaagcagtcatcacctgtgttataccctccctaacgttcggaactgaggcctggtatggcggccggaataggcccgcaaaacaggctagcaagggcaccgtcagcgcccgtgttggctggcatatcaatgtcatcgagtcgaccctggcactcgccatccgcggcgtcctccctgtatggcgcaccacaccaactccctcgctctttagggacgcgggaatcccgtctggatacgccacacttgaagaggcgaaactacggttcgctctaaggcttaacaccatccacaaaggtcacacccttgtccgtcgcattcgacccccgatgatcacccgaggccgcggcaccggcacccgccaaccggcaaagacaattatccagagacttgggagcatcctcccggaagtcccaagaccgaccctctcccccccgcactactcaccgggctgcagaatagatcctacagggggtatagataaggcgaccgcgtctaaagctttccaagtctggcaggaatcactcccacccacagatatctgcgtcttctcagatggctccgagcagtggcaggagggcatcaagtacgtaggctatggcttcgtacttatggcaaacggcacccaaatcgacactggcgctggcgctatcaactcacgctctcatgttttcgacgccgaagcaatcggagcctggcgagggctcgaacgggcaatcgcggtagctccgcctaggtcgaaaatctggctctgtattgatagcacatccgttatctggtgtattagggggaatgcctcgaactcctcgcaatgggcatttttagcctgccaccgggctatggaacagcacaatatcagtctccgatgggcccctgggcacactgggatcgaagggaacgaagctgctgacaccttagccggtgaaggcgcgctacgcggtagtgctatagggatggaagccgaacccacgattagcgggatccgatccatcttccgggaacttcggaacgaggctcgcttgcgctggtgggacacggtctctcaaaaactctcccagtggtaccgacgctggtcagacacctacgagattgattcactgccggaactcgaactccgacgaccagcgctccaccgctggcttgccctccgctcgtcgcatggcgacttcgactggtaccaccgcaagttcaaccacgaagacgccaaactcgactgctcatgcggccgccgaaagtcaccagagcacctcgctctctgccacaaaacccagaggtctttccgacactggccaaaacgccccccgacacctccaaccgacaggacagaggcagtcgcctaccttcgcagcctggaccccaagcagtttgttgaactactggagctcacaagcttctactcgcgggtctgcacgaggtaactccttcatttgtttcctcaacaaagtcttttggcacccgccaatcaccacaaacctggaccccccgggaccccccgggaccctcacccccatgatggccggctcacatgtcggagacagctgtcatcaactggctactcagccctcgcatttacgaatgcatgaactgcaatctgtggagaaagatctttgtattatagaaaccatagcactgcacgtcccaataccccatgggaggtcgcaggagcaagctttcgcttgctccctgccggacgttaaatatatctacctacctacctaccttCCAGTGCTCTTGAAACACAACAGCCGGAGAAAACCCTTTTGTAAAACAACCTCCCAGCCCTTACCCCGATAGTCCGATTTCAAACGATCCCAAATTAAATCGCCCGTTCCGACGTGGGCCCAAATTTGCTACAATGGGAATTCGCTAACTGCATTGGGATAACTGGGTTGAAATGGATTCCTACTTCTTTCGAGGCTTGAACAAAAGATACCCATTAGCTCCGGAGAGACCACGGCCAGATCAATTATGTTTGCACCTTGTCCATAGTAAAAGCAGCCTGTTAGATTCTGTGGTTTCACTAAATAACAGCAGAGGTATTCCTCGAAAAGCTAGAAATCCAACTCGACGAAGACGTCGATAAGCGTTGCTTTCCACATGGTTGAATCGGTTCATATGGAGCGGTGCGCCTTTCCAGGTTACACTGGGCCTGTATGGTTATAAAGTCTTTGAAACGGAGACAGCACCTCCTCAGTAGCCTTTAGTTTCGCGCAAAAATCAAAGTTTACCATCTCCTTCGAACAGCACAGAGCTCGGCAGTATCTGTGTTCCTAGGCGCGGTTGATATAGAGTACTATCGTCACGGTGCAGGTGAGATTCACCATATGCTGATCGTGGCATGGCGTGGCGAAACCTAGCAAATATAGAGCTTTCTTCGGAATTAAAGAGACAGATTCGAAGATCCAGGAAAGAGATCAATTCTCTCGATATTGTGCAAGACGAAATGCGGCTGCCTTATCCTTTTGGGAATGTTGAGTTGCAGCGAGTGTTATTCATTGACCTCCATCGGTCGAGGTTGAGACGTCGGAAGAATAAGCGGGCAGGATCAAGTTAAAAGTCCTCTCATGATCTGCGGCTGCAATTGCTGAAACGAGTGCGTAGAGCGTGCGATTTTGCAACTATCATACCTACATGGTCTATGGAACCTATCTTATAAGTTCTTAGCTCCTGATTAAATGCCCGAGGCCATCGAAAAATATATCACTCAGAGAACTAGGTGTAAAAAGTTGATGTTACCTAGGTAGCACCTCCCTTTTGGATTAATGCAGAAGCAGTACCCAATTATGAAGATGCTCTTAGAGCTTCAGCCAAGGGGAGATTCCAATGATCCAAAGATGAGGGTACAAAATAACAATTCCCTACATAGAATTGTCGAAAAGGAATAAAGGATATAtgacccaaaaaaaatgcgTATAGATAAGATCATTTCTGTTGAATGTACATCAAAATTGAAAGTTGCTTCCGATTGCCAAATTGGCACACTATTGTACAATTTTTGTAATTTACACATAACCCTCTCTACTGCTTCTGCTCAGTCTCAGTCTGCTCGACAACCTGCTCGGCCTCCTTCGCCTCGGTAACCTCCTGCACTTGGCCCACCTCTCTCACACCTTCGGTTGACTCGACATTATCCTGAGCACCTTGACGTTTGTTGTAGGAGGTCATCTTCTCCAATCTCTTCTGCTGGTGGCGCTGGTGGTCCTCAGGCGTCAAGACCTTGCGCTTAGCAAAGGTGACAATCAGCTTGCGGCCGTACGGCGCCTTGCGGGAGAGGACTTCCTTAGCGTGGGAAGCGCTGGTCTGGTCGGCGAAGTCGATGTGTCCGAATCCACGCGGCAAGCCCGTGCGACGGTCGACAGGGATACGGACATCGGTGACACCGGGAACATCATCGAACAAATCTTGCAGATCCTGGTCCGTCAATTCGTAGGGGACGTTGCCGATGTAGAGGGTCTTGCTGGGCTTGCCGTCGAGCGCGGTTCTGTATGTCGAGTTGGAGAACTGTACCACCACCTCGCGGCCTTCCAAAATGCCTCCATGCTGTTGCGTGATTGCTTCCGTAGCTTCCTCGATGGTGCTGTAGGTAACGTAGCCGAAACTGTAAAGAGGGTCAGTGTCTGGTGGGATTTCGGCTGCATTGCTGCCGCAATCGTCGGTCTTGGGAACTTACCCTTTGCTCAGCCCGCGGGCATCATGAACGATCAGTGCGTTCTCCACGACACCAAATTTCTCAAAGTGCTTGCGCAGATCCTCCGCGGTCACGTCGAAGAAGAGGTTGCCGACGTACAAAGTTGTCTTCGGTACAGGGCCCTCGCTAACATATTGACGTCGGCGTTCATGTCTTTGCAGGCGGATTTGTTCTGACTTGGATTGCTGTGGTCTGACAGACTCGACATATCTAACCGGAATTCGTGGACTGCCTTCATCGGTCGAGTTTAACCGTGTCTGTGTGAGGGTTGGGTAGGCGAACCGTGTAGCGGCGAGCATCGGAGTGGGACATGTTGAGCGCAGCACTGCGCTGGAGGCGGTGATCGATGAACGCGAAGCCGCTGGGGACAAATGAAGCTGAAAAACGGCCCGGCGGAAGCAGTGCCTAGAGATTGATTGTTTAGCAATTGTCAATCAAGATCGAGGGAGCATAAGATATAGGTTTTGGACTCGGACTCAGATTCGGCATTCAGCATGACTTACATCTTGGGGACTGAATTAACACAAGATGTGTTAATATCGGATTAGAAATAATATGCTGACCGGAGAAGAATTGCACGAAGCCAGATGACTTTTTCCCGGCAGATAAGCCCCGACACGTGACGGATATGGTGCCAGTGAAGATGAAGTAGATTTTAAAAAAAGCTTTGGACTGGATCTTGTATCTAGAGAATACTTGATATTTCATGGCATAATACACTCAACCAACCCGGCATCAACAGAATCCATCAAATAAACAACATCTATTCTCACATCGCCTGAATTCCTCCGCAAAAATGGCGATCATAGTCGCTAGCACGCACACCAATCCATCCGATAAACAAGAAGCAGAAACTCACTTCTTTACTTCGAgtccaaaaaagaaaaacataTACAGGTATCACAAAGGCCCAAAGCAAAGCATTTTCTGGCAAAAACATAAGGATTTAAATCAAGTAGAATACTAATACATTTCGTTCATTGGGAACCTTGACCCTGACCATTGTTTTGTTGGGGCATTTGCGGCATGCCAAATCCCGTTGCTGGTACACCTCCACTATCGGGACTGTTGGAGGATGCTGAGAACATTGTCGGTGGCCGCGGAAGACCAACAACCGATGACACCCGCCCTGAGGGCAGAGGGCTAGGCACGGAAGAGTGTGACATGCTTCCAGACTGTGGAACTGTTTGGCGCTGTGCATCAACCATAGGCCAGAATTGGTTTGATGTGTCGAGGATTGGATTCTGGATGTATGTGTCCCAAGCATCCTAATGTCAACATATTAGCATTGAACCCCGAAtcccaagaagaaagacTTACCCAATCCAGATTGACCTGCATGTCCGGCATCTGCCCGAACATGCTGCTGAAGGGCGAAAGCGCACCTGGCATTTCGGCCGAGGCGCCCATCCCGGCTGCTCTTATTCCCATTGGTGAATCGCTCATCCTGAACATGGGATCAGCAAATGGCGGCGGGCCAGGGTTCATCGGGCTCATCCCGCTACTCAGCAGGCCGAGGGTCATGGCCGCGTTCTGCTTTTCGTCTTGTGGTTCAAATGAAGCAGCTCCGGCGGCATTTTCGAGGCTTGGGACCGACATCTGCAGCTTGCTGAGCATCACACCTAGAATGCTGGATGCTTTCCATGCTTCCATGCTCTCATCTCGCGACTCGTCCCAAATATCTTTCGAGAGTTGAATTGCGGCAGTCATTTCATCGCGCCGCTCTCGGCCCCAGGTGTACGTGTCTCCCGATGGTCGGCCACTCACCTGCAATGACAAGCCGTGATACAGGTCGAGAGCAACAATGGTGGCTGCGAGTAAAAAGTCGGCTGAGCTGAGAGAGTTAACTCGGCTCTGGCGACTGCGTAGGCGTCCGTTACGCGTTTCCGCGTGTAAGAGCGCCTGAACTTGTAATAACTCCATTGCCGAGTCGATACATGTCCTTCGAGAGTAGGTAAAACGAGGATTTTCTCGTGCACGAACCACATAAGGGCGATGAAGCACACACTGAGCTTTGTTGTATACGGCCATTACCTGTAGAAACGGTTAGTATCGATGCAAAGTGTGGCGCCTTTCAGGTAACTGACAGAAAAACGTGACATGATAAGATTAACAGGATCCAACTGGCACTCCTCCATAGGCCGAATACACAAGTGATCAGGGATCAGTTCCCTTGCCTGTCGGAGCTCCGCGTCGATTTCCATCACCTTTTCGTAGGGTGCCGATGAGACAGCAGAGCTTTGTTCAACCACATGACTGAATGCATATGACAGGCGCGCCTTCGCAATCAAATACGAGACTGGTGTTGGCTCGTTCAATTGACGAGGGGGCGGGAGCTCCTTGCAGTCTTCATCGAAATCATCATCGTACAAATTCCGTGGTAGCTCAGTATCGCTATCTGTACCCCGGATCATGCCTGGCAACCCGACCTGGTATGAGAACAGAAGGTCGGCTTGGCGCACGAAGGTCCACACTCGTCGTCGCATCTCACCTTGGAAAGGTGTGATGTTTGGGAACATTTTGGAGTCGCGGTGATATCCTGATCGCATTGCTAGGCGAACAACAAcaccagtcataacccaaATCGAAATGTCTGCCTCCCGAGTTTGAGAGAAATCACCTTGTAAATGAAACACGAGCGCCTCGATCAAGAAAGGGTGAGATTTCGTGTAGTCAGCCAATGTTAAGCACTGTGCTACAGAATTTCGGAATCCCCCAGCCATGTCCAAAGACTTGTCCCGAAATTCAGGTGGCTCATCGCCTTCGCGGTGGTAAGACAGCATTGCTAATCTCATCATTCCAAAGAGCATAGCGATCCAGACGAGTTCGGTTGCGGCAGGATCATCCCAATGTTTATTATACTATCAGAGTCAGAATCTGAAATCACAATGAACTTCTTCTCAGGGGCCTTACCTGTGCTTGAAATGTGGGCCCATGAAGAACATCTAGATAAAGTCAGTTTCGAACGAAGGATCTTTTTCGATCACAGGCTACGGAAATAGCTAATACTCACGGATTGCAGGGTCATAGCAATTGAAATAGCGAGCAATAAGAATGTCAGTTGTGTACTTGGAAGGTAAGCCCGTCATAATCTCGCTACGGCTCATCGCCTTATTGATACCAAACAACAAAGTTGCGCCTGGTGTATCACTAGCTGGCCGGGCAGCTTTGACTTTCTTAAATTGCTCATCGGCTTGTTTCTTGTGAGTGGCGAAAAAACTTCGCACCTCGGAGATCTATGCGGCAGGTTAGGAAGACTCGAGTTCGGATAAATCTCCCAAACTTACATCGTTCAATACAGAGGCCCAATGAGCTTCACTGATATAATAAGACTTGTTGTTGTCCATCTTCATGATACCAAACGACTTCGTCACCTGGTCCGTGTCGCTCTCTTCGGCGCCCTCCATGCCCTCCTCTTCGATATCGATGTCATGGGAGAACCGAGTCGAGCCCACACTACTGTCCCCGGAAATCGCCGCCATAGCAGCAGCCGGACCTGCAGACTGAgaaccgtttgtcatcaaCGAAAGAACCAATCCTTCCAACCGATCGATGCGATTTTGCATGTCATCCGGTGTGTTGGACGGCTGCTGGGATATAGTCTTCTTGCGCGAGTTGGGTTGCGCATAGTTACATGAAGCAGCATCTCCTCGTTTGATGCAGTTTTCGCAAGGATTTGTACGATTGCATTTCAGCCTGAAACCattagaaaaagaaaattgactTCAGCCATGTCTTGAATACTTACTTTCTATGCCGACAAGGCCCACATGACAAAGGTACTCGGTTTCGTTTCCGGACGACTCTGTAATCTGGAGAGTGACCAGCACTCGAAGAATTTGTAGAAGGGGGTGTCGGGGTCATTTTGGTGGGGAATGGCATGATATTATATGTGTACTCAAATTGCGGTGATGTGCTTGGTAAAGCAACAGGCATAGATGATTCAGTGCACGTCAATTCAGCAGTTCAGCTGGGCGGGGCATGCAAACACGCTGTCAGTCTGCACTGCCCTGGGACCGTATCAAATGCGCCACTCGGTTGTTCCGCCAACTCATCCAAACAGCCTTCTCGGTCTGATTGCAAGCCGACTCCTGAATATCTGTACGAGGTTCCA
Protein-coding sequences here:
- a CDS encoding reverse transcriptase domain protein, which translates into the protein MPNNTGLAKTETSSGSMSMAFSYSISTANRPQTKSLTMNEAFEPGVANANRGGEIAQWSSDSGLDFIGEPGVPTHQAGHVLDLTFSNIPYASTVVREDLATGSDHESLVTRIPGRGRVPLEQYNYRVPESKLPKLSSLIGTGIRSLPDPSSIETHDQLDQFAATLTALFQDAIKTAGSLNRTHTFTTPWWTSECQAKRQQWLGVRHTDPDKADTAKRAFLSCVRSSKRAYWRDRIDNIKTDSDLYNIISWHKLGTDLKAPPLLVDGLPVEDTMEKAEALRRAVLGRFSPDDDLPTDPIPITTTSSLPWLQSVTMEENVRLLAKDVQSILAWGEYNKVAFAPEKLEMIHITRHRGDESPSIVVNDRLTIDPVQAKKPGYTPTLRWLGVFFDRKLTWRSHILARAGKARAVAQHIRNLARTTCGPPASSLRKAVITCVIPSLTFGTEAWYGGRNRPAKQASKGTVSARVGWHINVIESTLALAIRGVLPVWRTTPTPSLFRDAGIPSGYATLEEAKLRFALRLNTIHKGHTLVRRIRPPMITRGRGTGTRQPAKTIIQRLGSILPEVPRPTLSPPHYSPGCRIDPTGGIDKATASKAFQVWQESLPPTDICVFSDGSEQWQEGINGIRSIFRELRNEARLRWWDTVSQKLSQWYRRWSDTYEIDSLPELELRRPALHRWLALRSSHGDFDWYHRKFNHEDAKLDCSCGRRKSPEHLALCHKTQRSFRHWPKRPPTPPTDRTEAVAYLRSLDPKQFVELLELTSFYSRVCTR
- a CDS encoding Zn(2)-C6 fungal-type DNA-binding domain, which gives rise to MTPTPPSTNSSSAGHSPDYRVVRKRNRVPLSCGPCRHRKLKCNRTNPCENCIKRGDAASCNYAQPNSRKKTISQQPSNTPDDMQNRIDRLEGLVLSLMTNGSQSAGPAAAMAAISGDSSVGSTRFSHDIDIEEEGMEGAEESDTDQVTKSFGIMKMDNNKSYYISEAHWASVLNDISEVRSFFATHKKQADEQFKKVKAARPASDTPGATLLFGINKAMSRSEIMTGLPSKYTTDILIARYFNCYDPAIHVLHGPTFQAQYNKHWDDPAATELVWIAMLFGMMRLAMLSYHREGDEPPEFRDKSLDMAGGFRNSVAQCLTLADYTKSHPFLIEALVFHLQGDFSQTREADISIWVMTGVVVRLAMRSGYHRDSKMFPNITPFQGEMRRRVWTFVRQADLLFSYQVGLPGMIRGTDSDTELPRNLYDDDFDEDCKELPPPRQLNEPTPVSYLIAKARLSYAFSHVVEQSSAVSSAPYEKVMEIDAELRQARELIPDHLCIRPMEECQLDPVNLIMSRFSVMAVYNKAQCVLHRPYVVRARENPRFTYSRRTCIDSAMELLQVQALLHAETRNGRLRSRQSRVNSLSSADFLLAATIVALDLYHGLSLQVSGRPSGDTYTWGRERRDEMTAAIQLSKDIWDESRDESMEAWKASSILGVMLSKLQMSVPSLENAAGAASFEPQDEKQNAAMTLGLLSSGMSPMNPGPPPFADPMFRMSDSPMGIRAAGMGASAEMPGALSPFSSMFGQMPDMQVNLDWDAWDTYIQNPILDTSNQFWPMVDAQRQTVPQSGSMSHSSVPSPLPSGRVSSVVGLPRPPTMFSASSNSPDSGGVPATGFGMPQMPQQNNVPKMHCFRRAVFQLHLSPAASRSSITASSAVLRSTCPTPMLAATRFAYPTLTQTRLNSTDEGSPRIPVRYVESVRPQQSKSEQIRLQRHERRRQYVSEGPVPKTTLYVGNLFFDVTAEDLRKHFEKFGVVENALIVHDARGLSKGFGYVTYSTIEEATEAITQQHGGILEGREVVVQFSNSTYRTALDGKPSKTLYIGNVPYELTDQDLQDLFDDVPGVTDVRIPVDRRTGLPRGFGHIDFADQTSASHAKEVLSRKAPYGRKLIVTFAKRKVLTPEDHQRHQQKRLEKMTSYNKRQGAQDNVESTEGVREVGQVQEVTEAKEAEQVVEQTETEQKQ